In Candidatus Dependentiae bacterium, the genomic window AAAGTATATTTCATTGATTGATATAATCTCTGAATTGTTTCAAAAAACTTTAGCTTTATGACATTGCATGAAGTTACTCGCACTGTGTTTTTAGATGCAAGCAACACAGGACAAGAATCATAAGCCTGAGCCTTTGCAAGATCTTCAATGCGTAAATTCAATCCAAAGAAACCTGCAAATCCCAATGTTTCATAATCCCCAACGCTTTCTATAGCTTTTCTAAAAGGCTCAGATCGGACATCAATACAAAAAATCATTTGGACCTGGTTGTTAGAATTTCGTGTATTGATAAAAACAATTTCTTTTTTTAATTCTTGTACTAACGATTTTTGATGACGTTGCTCTGCTGCGACCATCTTGTCGTACATATTATTATCATGTGCTGCTAATTTTTTAGAGTTATACCAACTTAAAAGAGTTAAGGCTTTTGGCCATAATAAATATATAAAAATCAACCGTATTACTAAATATTCAGATCGTAAGTTATGCTTGTTTTTTATATCTTCATTACTCCACTCTGCAAGATATTTAAGATAAGAAGCCCATCCTGGCAAAGTTGTTAATGATAAAGTTAAAAAAGAAGGAAAGTCATTCTCTGAGATATTAAGACGTTTTAAAATATCTATTATTGCAACGTTAGGATCATCAGGCAAAGACTTTAACCATTGTTGATTTTCTTCACGATTGCTCAAAAATAACTCTTGATCAAAATATATTAATGAACGCAAAGAAAGATAGAGTCCATTAACGCGCAAAGGCATTGCTATCGCTGCTTGACCTTTATCAAAAAACGCTTTCAACCATTTTATAGTTTGACGATTTACAACATTAAGCTCTTCGGGAAAATCCTTTTGCTGAAAATATATGGTCGCTTCTATTATCGCTTTTTCAACGGGAAGATCTTCTAATCCCTGTAAAGGATTAACTGCTATAGAATTTTCAAGAGGCCATGATGGTGATATTTTAGACCAGCTTTTTGTTATCGCTTGATCTAAAGGTGATATTTTTGAGTTTTGCATAATAACTTTATTTTCGATCAGAGATTATATTATTCAACTTTGACGCTACTTTAAATAGGTATAGTCATTACGATTATTTGTAACAGTTCTATCGTCTGGTTGACTTGCATTTAAAATCTTAACATACAAACAAAGCATCCATTCTGGAGTCGCAGTAAGACTATTAAATTTTTTAGTGAACAATATGCAGAGCCATCCAAATAATAAAAGGGCCATTCCTAATAAATGAATAATATTAAGGGGCTGAGGATGAACAAGGTTTAGACTTTCTAGTAAACCATCTAAAAAACAAATCATTGCTCCATAAATGCAACCAAGAATAAAAACAATTATAAAAAAACTGATAATTTTCTTTAATGATAATTCTTCAAACATTAAAGAAAGCATGAATTGACAGCATACAATCCATACTAAAAACAATGTCATTAAGCTTGTATCGAAAAGGCTATAATCATGAACGCTCATATGCGCAAATCCATAGCATCCAATTAAACCGGCTAGCAAAGAAATAAAAAAAGCACTACATCTTGGAGGATATTTTAACTCTATCTGTTTTTCTTTAGCTGCATCACCCGATCCAAGAAAGAGGTATGCTTTAAATAATCCATGCAAACAAAGATGAATTATGGCAGAAGAAAATAATCCCAGGCCGCACTGAGCAAACATAAAACCCATTTGGCCCATTGTTGAGCATGCAAGCATTCGCTTTATGTCATGCTGCATAAGCTTCCAAGTTGTTCCTATGCATGCTGTTGTTAGCCCAATAATAAAAATGAGAAGCAATACATTTGGCGAGTTGATATATAAAAAAGAAAATCGCATTAATAAAAAACCTCCGCCATTAATGAGTCCGGCATGCATAATTGCCGATACGGGAGTTGGAGAATTGAGCGAACTAATGAGCCATTTATGAAAAGGCCAGATTGCTGACTGTGTCATAGCAGCTAATAACAGAAAAATTTGTGCAATCAAGAGAGAAAAATGAGAAATATTACTGCCAGAAATAGCATTAATAGATAATTTCCCCGTATCCCAATATAAAATTCCAAACCCAAAGAAAAGAAAAATAGCGCCGAGAATAAAATTTTTACCAGCTAAAATCCCTGAGCAAAAAGCAGACTTCCAGCTAGATTTATGGATCATTAATTTAACCAAAACTATATTGCTTAAGTTCCATGTAATGAAAAACAAAACTAAATTATTTGAAAGAACCATTAAGCTCGCAAAAAAAGCTATTTTAATAAGCCTTAATAAAAAAAGAGAGTATACAGAATCACCCTTCATGTACCTTGTTGAGAAGGAGTAAG contains:
- a CDS encoding proton-conducting transporter membrane subunit, with product MQIIEFKNFFYVDSLSLVMLTLISFVTSIAYSFSTRYMKGDSVYSLFLLRLIKIAFFASLMVLSNNLVLFFITWNLSNIVLVKLMIHKSSWKSAFCSGILAGKNFILGAIFLFFGFGILYWDTGKLSINAISGSNISHFSLLIAQIFLLLAAMTQSAIWPFHKWLISSLNSPTPVSAIMHAGLINGGGFLLMRFSFLYINSPNVLLLIFIIGLTTACIGTTWKLMQHDIKRMLACSTMGQMGFMFAQCGLGLFSSAIIHLCLHGLFKAYLFLGSGDAAKEKQIELKYPPRCSAFFISLLAGLIGCYGFAHMSVHDYSLFDTSLMTLFLVWIVCCQFMLSLMFEELSLKKIISFFIIVFILGCIYGAMICFLDGLLESLNLVHPQPLNIIHLLGMALLLFGWLCILFTKKFNSLTATPEWMLCLYVKILNASQPDDRTVTNNRNDYTYLK